Proteins from one Ahaetulla prasina isolate Xishuangbanna chromosome 2, ASM2864084v1, whole genome shotgun sequence genomic window:
- the LOC131192698 gene encoding zinc finger protein 665-like isoform X2 has product MQKSLHGEVRMENSRNVTSLEGDEQETVYDQILDIAMSETLEEEVGQETSEYQCSSKIHEDYRLQYMGDNSSPSQCAEVLESSVQQEDTENATNSWLLHRTTLKNNLDLDNQCATETEYNHDEGANSELSCRQTFPPPSYQETHIGENSYKCTESREELSEPSDLASHKTIQKGKRAHKYLEHGKKNFKQSSLLNAQTKLHNEKPYQCKECGKSFRSSSHLTSHHRIHTGEKPYKCIECGKSFRQRSHLISHRRIHSGEKPYTCIECGESFRLSSQLTYHMWNHTGEKPYSCAECGKSFSNVSSLTCHKTIHTGEKRYKCTECGKRFRNSSHLTSHKRIHTGEKPYKCAECGKCFRDSSALVSHRTIHTGEKPYKCMECGKSFSQGYSLTTHQMIHSGERPYKCMQCGKSFKWNSHLTAHQRIHTGEKPYKCVQCGKSFKNRSNLTSHKRIHTGEKPYKCTECGKCFRGSSALICHKTIHTGEKPYKCIECGKSFSRGSSLTFHKRIHTGEKPYQCLECGKSFNQSNSLIFHSSVHTGEKPFKCTECGKSFSKEGCFISHKRIHTGEKPYQCMECGKTFRLNSQLTSHQRIHTGEKPYHCTECGKTFRLSSDLTSHKRIHTGEKPYECMGCGKSFKRSSDLTSHKRIHTGERPYQCMECGKTFTMRSSLTSHKRIHTGEKPFQCAECGKSFRENGSLTIHKRIHTGEKPYQCMECGMSFRLRSQLASHKSMHKSLSVEPGL; this is encoded by the exons ATGCAGAAATCCCTCCATGGGGAAGTCAGGATGGAAAATTCTAGGAATGTGACTTCTCTGG AAGGAGATGAGCAGGAAACTGTGTATGATCAGATACTAGATATAGCGATGTCAGAAACGTTGGAGGAAGAAGTGGGACAGGAGACTTCTGAATATCAGTGTAGCTCAAAAATACACGAGGACTACCGCCTTCAATATATGGGAGATAATTCATCCCCTTCCCAGTGTGCAGAAGTCCTTGAATCCTCAGTCCAACAGGAAGACACGGAAAACGCAACTAACTCGTGGCTACTACATAGgacaacattaaaaaataacTTGGACTTAGATAATCAGTGTGCAACCGAGACTGAATACAACCACGATGAAGGCGCAAACTCTGAATTGTCTTGCAGGcaaaccttccctcctccttcgtATCAAGAAACCCACATTGGGGAGAATTCCTATAAATGCACGGAGTCTAGAGAGGAGCTCAGTGAGCCCAGTGACCTTGCTTCccataaaacaatacaaaaaggcAAAAGAGCGCATAAATATCTAGAGCATGGAAAAAAGAACTTCAAGCAGAGTAGCCTGCTTAATGCCCAGACAAAACTTCACAATGAGAAGCCCTATCAATGcaaggagtgtggaaagagcttccggAGCAGCAGTCACCTAACTTCCCATcataggatccacacaggagaaaaaccttacAAATGtatagagtgtggaaagagctttaggcAACGGAGTCATCTTATTTCTCACAGAAGGATCCACTCAGGTGAAAAACCATATACATGCATCGAGTGTGGAGAGAGCTTCAGgttgagcagtcagctgacgTATCACATGTGGaaccacacgggggagaagccgtatagtTGCGCGGAATGCGGAAAAAGTTTTAGCAATGTTAGTTCGCTCACGTGCCATAAAACtatccatacaggagagaaacgaTACAAATGCACAGAGTGTGGGAAAAGGTTCCGGAACAGCAGtcatcttacttcccataaaaggatccatacaggggagaaaccgtataaatgcgCGGAGTGCGGGAAGTGCTTCAGAGACAGCTCAGCCCTGGTGTCTCACAGAaccatccacacaggagagaaaccatacaaatgtatggagtgtggaaagagtttcagcCAGGGATACTCTCTTACGACCCACCAGATGATCCATTCAGGGGAGAGACCATACAAATGTATgcagtgtggaaaaagcttcaaATGGAATAGTCACCTTACGGCCCATCAGAggatccacacgggagaaaaaccatataaatgtgtGCAGTGCGGAAAGAGCTTCAAAAACAGGAGTAACCTCACcagccataaaaggatccacacaggagaaaaaccgtataAATGTACGGAGTGTGGAAAGTGCTTCAGAGGCAGTTCTGCCCTTATTTGCCATAAAACAatccacacgggagaaaaaccgTATAAATGTATTGAATGTGGCAAGAGCTTCAGCAGAGGCAGTTCCCTTACTTTCCATAAAAGGattcacacgggagagaaaccctatcagtgtctggagtgtggaaagagtttcaaCCAGAGTAATTCTCTTATTTTCCATAGTAGCGTCCACACCGGGGAGAAACCGTTTAAATGTacagagtgtggaaagagcttcagtaagGAAGGTTGCtttatttcccataaaaggatccacacaggggagaaaccctaccaatgtatggagtgtggaaagacattCCGATTGAACAGTCAGCTTACAtctcatcaaaggatccacacgggagaaaaaccatatcactgtacggagtgtggaaagacattCCGATTAAGCAGTGATCTCAcgtcccataaaaggatccacacaggagagaagccgtatGAATGCATGGGATGCGGAAAGAGCTTCAAGCGGAGCAGTGACCTTACCTCCCACAAAAGGATCCATACTGGAGAAAGACCATACCAgtgtatggagtgtggaaagaccttcacAATGCGATCGTCCCTAACTTCTcacaaaaggatccacacgggCGAGAAACCATTTCAGTGCGCAGAGTGCGGAAAGAGCTTCCGTGAAAACGGATCTCTCACGattcataagaggatccacaccggAGAGAAACCGTATCAGTGTATGGAGTGTGGAATGAGTTTCAGGTTACGCAGTCAGCTTGCGTCTCATAAGAGTATGCACAAGAGTTTATCCGTAGAGCCTGGAttgtag
- the LOC131192698 gene encoding zinc finger protein 665-like isoform X1, producing MQKSLHGEVRMENTRNVTSLEGDEQETVYDQILDIAMSETLEEEVGQETSEYQCSSKIHEDYRLQYMGDNSSPSQCAEVLESSVQQEDTENATNSWLLHRTTLKNNLDLDNQCATETEYNHDEGANSELSCRQTFPPPSYQETHIGENSYKCTESREELSEPSDLASHKTIQKGKRAHKYLEHGKKNFKQSSLLNAQTKLHNEKPYQCKECGKSFRSSSHLTSHHRIHTGEKPYKCIECGKSFRQRSHLISHRRIHSGEKPYTCIECGESFRLSSQLTYHMWNHTGEKPYSCAECGKSFSNVSSLTCHKTIHTGEKRYKCTECGKRFRNSSHLTSHKRIHTGEKPYKCAECGKCFRDSSALVSHRTIHTGEKPYKCMECGKSFSQGYSLTTHQMIHSGERPYKCMQCGKSFKWNSHLTAHQRIHTGEKPYKCVQCGKSFKNRSNLTSHKRIHTGEKPYKCTECGKCFRGSSALICHKTIHTGEKPYKCIECGKSFSRGSSLTFHKRIHTGEKPYQCLECGKSFNQSNSLIFHSSVHTGEKPFKCTECGKSFSKEGCFISHKRIHTGEKPYQCMECGKTFRLNSQLTSHQRIHTGEKPYHCTECGKTFRLSSDLTSHKRIHTGEKPYECMGCGKSFKRSSDLTSHKRIHTGERPYQCMECGKTFTMRSSLTSHKRIHTGEKPFQCAECGKSFRENGSLTIHKRIHTGEKPYQCMECGMSFRLRSQLASHKSMHKSLSVEPGL from the exons ATGCAGAAATCCCTCCATGGGGAAGTCAGGATGGAAAATACTAGGAATGTGACTTCTCTGG AAGGAGATGAGCAGGAAACTGTGTATGATCAGATACTAGATATAGCGATGTCAGAAACGTTGGAGGAAGAAGTGGGACAGGAGACTTCTGAATATCAGTGTAGCTCAAAAATACACGAGGACTACCGCCTTCAATATATGGGAGATAATTCATCCCCTTCCCAGTGTGCAGAAGTCCTTGAATCCTCAGTCCAACAGGAAGACACGGAAAACGCAACTAACTCGTGGCTACTACATAGgacaacattaaaaaataacTTGGACTTAGATAATCAGTGTGCAACCGAGACTGAATACAACCACGATGAAGGCGCAAACTCTGAATTGTCTTGCAGGcaaaccttccctcctccttcgtATCAAGAAACCCACATTGGGGAGAATTCCTATAAATGCACGGAGTCTAGAGAGGAGCTCAGTGAGCCCAGTGACCTTGCTTCccataaaacaatacaaaaaggcAAAAGAGCGCATAAATATCTAGAGCATGGAAAAAAGAACTTCAAGCAGAGTAGCCTGCTTAATGCCCAGACAAAACTTCACAATGAGAAGCCCTATCAATGcaaggagtgtggaaagagcttccggAGCAGCAGTCACCTAACTTCCCATcataggatccacacaggagaaaaaccttacAAATGtatagagtgtggaaagagctttaggcAACGGAGTCATCTTATTTCTCACAGAAGGATCCACTCAGGTGAAAAACCATATACATGCATCGAGTGTGGAGAGAGCTTCAGgttgagcagtcagctgacgTATCACATGTGGaaccacacgggggagaagccgtatagtTGCGCGGAATGCGGAAAAAGTTTTAGCAATGTTAGTTCGCTCACGTGCCATAAAACtatccatacaggagagaaacgaTACAAATGCACAGAGTGTGGGAAAAGGTTCCGGAACAGCAGtcatcttacttcccataaaaggatccatacaggggagaaaccgtataaatgcgCGGAGTGCGGGAAGTGCTTCAGAGACAGCTCAGCCCTGGTGTCTCACAGAaccatccacacaggagagaaaccatacaaatgtatggagtgtggaaagagtttcagcCAGGGATACTCTCTTACGACCCACCAGATGATCCATTCAGGGGAGAGACCATACAAATGTATgcagtgtggaaaaagcttcaaATGGAATAGTCACCTTACGGCCCATCAGAggatccacacgggagaaaaaccatataaatgtgtGCAGTGCGGAAAGAGCTTCAAAAACAGGAGTAACCTCACcagccataaaaggatccacacaggagaaaaaccgtataAATGTACGGAGTGTGGAAAGTGCTTCAGAGGCAGTTCTGCCCTTATTTGCCATAAAACAatccacacgggagaaaaaccgTATAAATGTATTGAATGTGGCAAGAGCTTCAGCAGAGGCAGTTCCCTTACTTTCCATAAAAGGattcacacgggagagaaaccctatcagtgtctggagtgtggaaagagtttcaaCCAGAGTAATTCTCTTATTTTCCATAGTAGCGTCCACACCGGGGAGAAACCGTTTAAATGTacagagtgtggaaagagcttcagtaagGAAGGTTGCtttatttcccataaaaggatccacacaggggagaaaccctaccaatgtatggagtgtggaaagacattCCGATTGAACAGTCAGCTTACAtctcatcaaaggatccacacgggagaaaaaccatatcactgtacggagtgtggaaagacattCCGATTAAGCAGTGATCTCAcgtcccataaaaggatccacacaggagagaagccgtatGAATGCATGGGATGCGGAAAGAGCTTCAAGCGGAGCAGTGACCTTACCTCCCACAAAAGGATCCATACTGGAGAAAGACCATACCAgtgtatggagtgtggaaagaccttcacAATGCGATCGTCCCTAACTTCTcacaaaaggatccacacgggCGAGAAACCATTTCAGTGCGCAGAGTGCGGAAAGAGCTTCCGTGAAAACGGATCTCTCACGattcataagaggatccacaccggAGAGAAACCGTATCAGTGTATGGAGTGTGGAATGAGTTTCAGGTTACGCAGTCAGCTTGCGTCTCATAAGAGTATGCACAAGAGTTTATCCGTAGAGCCTGGAttgtag